In the genome of Pseudomonas sp. HS6, one region contains:
- a CDS encoding leucine-rich repeat domain-containing protein, translating to MSEVSPPDATTARTEHRHITRSIHAALLEQSIPDWLTEATSQRRQAMKRTGGALPDWYRKASKQQRKHVHDSYVESFRAQTRLDKTLAGLHDIHTFAKPLLTGLLKERFNVELDVDNTFLQLIQSIRAGIRSTEIGQFEFSKMSLLQAALHNFEASECEAGAFHELSGFLIKSQEPGLLEHIRPAMTVSRFMSACRALDIGGQYQRYLKDFLYARSPEAQQLLREQFIAARKTALRAAAEQALLRKDIEPVDYTSILAIIAGALQPRQGNRRLWFCELSLMRRRLTGCLWLAIGMRHEIPEHQILYIPDDPHHPLKRYRADEVEPMFKQRFTARDGASAEDGRPTVYQRFFSRFMAYADRPYYFSQFTRDASDARFKNKSASWLARVNAWINGMSPLPNTLVDNVPAAPKINQEPEGDPFLAPVNMPFKGLGFWDDNIDPWDYLFTRHCEQMIEDARHYAVPAADVDAAARKTMLSKLLSIGMFALNTVSMLIPVLGEGMMGIMACQLLEESIEGIADWADGDRHAAKEHLVDVAQNLALLGLTAGVAKGLARVRPVDAVPAIEDLHPVTRADGETRLCKADLNGYERAVAFDPDVMPDARGQYEWQGKYYIRLAGKVYEQYYDRTLKRWRIRHPDDPQAYQPVLSHNGAGAWRHSLENPLTWNRLTLLRRMGHVSDTCSDAELLKIADISGVSDNALRKMHMDNLPPPPELAEALHLFDTDRNVAQVIEQLETGHAIDHRYLYIMPLIAELPGWPAGRTLEVFDASHLPGTSVKYGSERVRPDTPYKAPIRMTRSDILSGGLPARVLEALDESEINAMLGEAVAKNRPWRPQAFRDQIAAYAQTRRPALFESLYRDTETLDHWVDTLQRVSPGLSDFAAQDILNHADAGDLASLHATGRVPRKMLDEARWHAQRGRLTRALAGLHMEHMMPADTRRLALHTLSRLPGWTDEVRLEVREGSIAGRRLDSIGSETAALRNYVVKRGPVYQAFDEQGRSLNDVPLSGNNFYSSVMQAIPHETRQALGVAHSAGLQRAIVQYAKDHVSDIAAIMAPEGQGGRVFKPPERINARRLGYYASGEGAIGTAGVNPALMVRLLHLYPELKMSRANSILLELMSAGKSDADILQSFESLRSEWLQLEQTLEEWVSAGADLHQRNRVAVSLKESWRKKPVAQDHPAYRTLELVSAEPLPELSADLSHVTTLRLRSPGSTDLQMRRLLRNFPDLQYLDLSENRLIVNPIAPENAGRLLELDLRDNPLYRLDVSAMVRLEKLILKGTRLQTWPQGAESLRKLNWLDLRETGISTLPAAALARDDLMLNTNLTDAPLTADSRLQLQTAQQRCEVVLNLPEGALARFALEDVPEPDTRIFENGTLLASRLLPLPTELPGGEAVTRQLNGWIFSRRTGSALFGGRWTSSEARRDAALKIIECWKKGRMHETGHAAQILDLVNIAGLGALPRLSPEFAHVRELSLRGLGLNGADVHGFLSAFTELRSLDLGINDFHQLPQAVTAMERMESLGLSGNRFDDFSALAQDLGRLPQLKWLKLNYNRVRAFNGAALRGLPALRRLELSFNGMKQFEGPVGDSLEVLHLNGNDLRRWPDGVLQAERLATLNLTGNPIRDIPVEAFDGNHDRLLAGTHMSGTWRSLSSDSLMRLRAHLNRVRGERVLGISREVLEKWIADSRWDELGDSSSSESDR from the coding sequence ATGTCTGAAGTTTCTCCGCCGGATGCGACGACGGCCCGAACCGAACACCGGCACATTACCCGGAGTATCCACGCAGCTTTACTGGAACAGTCCATTCCCGACTGGCTGACGGAGGCCACCTCACAACGCCGGCAAGCCATGAAACGGACGGGGGGCGCACTGCCGGACTGGTATCGAAAAGCCTCAAAACAGCAACGCAAACACGTGCACGACAGCTACGTGGAGAGTTTTCGTGCCCAGACGCGCCTGGACAAAACCCTGGCCGGTTTGCACGACATCCACACCTTCGCCAAACCGCTGTTGACGGGCTTGTTGAAGGAGCGGTTCAACGTCGAACTGGACGTCGATAACACCTTCCTGCAGTTGATTCAGTCGATACGGGCCGGCATACGGTCAACGGAAATTGGCCAGTTCGAATTCTCGAAAATGTCGTTGCTGCAGGCTGCACTGCATAATTTCGAGGCGTCTGAGTGTGAGGCCGGTGCGTTTCATGAGCTGTCGGGTTTCCTCATCAAGTCACAGGAGCCGGGCCTCCTGGAGCACATCCGCCCGGCAATGACGGTATCGCGATTCATGAGCGCATGTCGGGCGCTGGACATTGGCGGGCAATATCAGCGCTACTTGAAGGACTTTCTGTATGCCCGCAGTCCCGAAGCGCAACAGCTTCTTCGCGAGCAGTTCATCGCTGCCCGCAAGACCGCCCTGCGGGCAGCCGCCGAACAGGCGTTGTTGCGAAAGGATATCGAGCCTGTGGACTACACCTCGATCCTGGCGATCATCGCGGGAGCGCTTCAACCTCGCCAGGGTAACCGGCGCCTATGGTTTTGCGAGCTGAGCCTGATGAGAAGGCGTCTGACCGGTTGCCTGTGGCTGGCGATCGGCATGCGGCACGAAATTCCCGAGCACCAGATTCTTTATATCCCCGACGACCCTCACCACCCGTTGAAACGTTACAGGGCTGACGAGGTGGAGCCCATGTTCAAGCAGCGCTTCACCGCTCGCGACGGCGCGTCAGCCGAAGATGGCAGACCGACGGTTTATCAACGGTTTTTCAGCCGTTTTATGGCCTATGCAGACCGCCCGTATTACTTCAGCCAGTTCACCCGTGACGCTTCGGATGCCAGGTTCAAAAACAAGTCTGCTTCCTGGCTTGCCCGGGTCAATGCATGGATCAATGGCATGAGCCCCTTGCCCAATACCTTGGTCGATAACGTACCTGCGGCACCGAAAATCAACCAGGAACCCGAGGGGGATCCGTTTCTTGCTCCGGTCAACATGCCGTTCAAGGGGCTTGGCTTCTGGGATGACAATATCGACCCGTGGGATTACCTGTTCACGCGTCATTGCGAGCAAATGATCGAAGATGCGCGCCATTACGCCGTGCCTGCGGCGGATGTCGACGCCGCGGCGCGCAAGACGATGCTTTCAAAGTTACTGTCCATTGGCATGTTCGCGCTGAACACGGTGTCGATGCTGATACCGGTGCTGGGCGAAGGGATGATGGGGATCATGGCCTGCCAGTTGCTGGAGGAATCCATCGAAGGCATAGCCGATTGGGCCGATGGGGATCGGCATGCGGCCAAGGAGCACCTGGTGGATGTTGCGCAGAATCTGGCGTTGCTCGGGCTGACGGCCGGTGTCGCAAAGGGATTAGCCAGGGTACGACCGGTGGACGCCGTGCCGGCCATCGAAGATTTGCATCCGGTGACGCGAGCCGACGGTGAAACCCGTTTGTGCAAGGCCGATCTGAATGGCTATGAGCGCGCGGTTGCCTTCGATCCCGATGTCATGCCCGATGCCCGTGGGCAATATGAGTGGCAGGGCAAGTATTACATTCGATTGGCGGGCAAGGTCTACGAACAGTATTACGACAGGACACTCAAGCGCTGGCGCATCCGTCACCCTGACGATCCACAGGCCTACCAGCCGGTATTGTCACATAACGGTGCCGGTGCCTGGCGCCATAGCCTGGAGAACCCGCTGACGTGGAACCGCCTCACGCTGCTGCGGCGCATGGGGCACGTCTCCGATACTTGCTCCGACGCAGAACTGCTGAAGATCGCCGATATCAGCGGTGTCAGCGACAACGCGTTACGCAAGATGCATATGGATAATCTGCCTCCGCCGCCGGAGCTGGCCGAAGCGTTGCACTTGTTCGACACCGACCGCAACGTTGCGCAAGTCATCGAACAGCTTGAGACCGGACATGCCATCGATCACCGTTATCTCTACATCATGCCGTTGATCGCCGAGCTGCCGGGCTGGCCGGCGGGGCGGACTCTGGAGGTCTTCGATGCTTCACATCTGCCAGGAACCTCCGTCAAATACGGGTCTGAGCGGGTCAGGCCGGATACTCCGTACAAAGCGCCCATCCGCATGACCCGGTCCGACATCCTGAGTGGCGGGTTGCCGGCGCGAGTCCTGGAGGCGCTCGACGAGTCAGAAATCAATGCAATGCTCGGCGAGGCAGTCGCAAAAAATCGGCCATGGCGACCTCAGGCGTTCAGAGACCAGATTGCCGCTTACGCCCAGACTCGTCGCCCAGCGTTGTTCGAAAGCCTCTATCGGGATACCGAGACTCTGGATCATTGGGTCGACACATTGCAGAGGGTATCTCCGGGCCTCAGTGATTTCGCCGCGCAGGATATTCTCAATCACGCCGATGCAGGTGATCTGGCTTCGCTGCACGCCACCGGGCGGGTGCCGCGCAAGATGCTCGACGAGGCACGCTGGCATGCACAGCGAGGACGTTTGACCCGGGCTCTGGCGGGATTGCACATGGAACACATGATGCCGGCGGACACGCGGCGCCTGGCCTTGCACACGCTGAGCCGGTTGCCGGGCTGGACCGATGAAGTGCGTCTGGAAGTACGCGAGGGGAGCATCGCGGGACGGAGGCTCGACAGTATCGGCAGCGAAACCGCCGCGTTGCGCAATTATGTAGTCAAGAGGGGCCCGGTTTATCAGGCATTCGATGAGCAGGGACGGTCGCTCAATGATGTGCCTTTGTCAGGGAACAACTTTTATTCGTCGGTGATGCAGGCCATTCCCCATGAGACTCGACAGGCACTCGGGGTCGCGCACAGTGCCGGGCTTCAGCGTGCAATTGTTCAGTACGCCAAGGATCACGTGAGTGACATCGCGGCAATCATGGCTCCCGAAGGCCAGGGCGGTCGAGTGTTCAAGCCGCCGGAGCGGATCAATGCGCGACGGTTGGGGTACTACGCCAGTGGTGAAGGGGCGATCGGTACAGCGGGTGTCAACCCGGCCTTGATGGTTCGGTTGTTGCACCTCTATCCCGAACTCAAAATGTCCAGAGCGAACAGCATTTTGCTGGAACTGATGAGCGCCGGAAAAAGCGATGCAGACATTCTTCAGTCGTTCGAATCGCTGCGAAGTGAATGGCTGCAGCTCGAGCAAACGCTGGAGGAGTGGGTCAGCGCGGGAGCAGATCTTCATCAGAGAAACAGGGTCGCGGTCAGCCTGAAAGAGAGTTGGCGAAAAAAGCCTGTCGCCCAAGACCATCCTGCTTATCGTACGCTCGAGCTGGTCAGTGCTGAGCCGTTGCCCGAGCTGTCGGCGGATCTGTCCCATGTCACCACCTTGCGTCTGCGATCACCGGGCTCCACCGACCTGCAAATGCGCAGGCTGCTGCGCAACTTTCCCGATCTGCAGTACCTCGACCTCAGTGAAAATCGATTGATCGTCAATCCGATTGCACCTGAAAACGCCGGTCGGCTGCTTGAACTCGACCTGCGCGACAACCCGTTGTACCGGCTCGATGTGTCCGCGATGGTGCGCCTGGAAAAACTGATTCTGAAAGGCACACGGCTTCAGACGTGGCCGCAGGGTGCCGAGAGCCTGCGCAAATTGAACTGGCTGGATTTGCGTGAAACCGGGATTTCCACTTTGCCCGCCGCCGCGCTGGCCCGTGACGACCTGATGCTCAATACCAACCTGACGGACGCGCCTCTGACCGCTGACAGTCGACTGCAACTGCAAACGGCTCAGCAACGATGCGAAGTGGTCTTGAATCTGCCAGAAGGGGCTTTGGCGCGGTTTGCCCTGGAGGACGTTCCTGAGCCCGACACGCGAATATTCGAAAACGGCACGTTGCTCGCGAGCCGCTTGTTGCCTTTGCCGACGGAGCTGCCCGGCGGTGAAGCGGTAACTCGACAATTGAACGGCTGGATTTTTTCACGTCGAACGGGGAGTGCACTTTTCGGCGGACGCTGGACCTCTTCTGAAGCGCGGCGTGACGCCGCGCTGAAAATCATCGAGTGCTGGAAAAAGGGTCGGATGCATGAAACTGGCCACGCCGCTCAGATCCTGGATCTGGTCAACATCGCCGGATTGGGAGCTTTGCCCCGGCTGTCGCCTGAGTTCGCCCACGTGCGGGAGCTGAGCTTGAGGGGGCTGGGATTGAACGGCGCTGATGTTCATGGATTTCTCTCGGCATTCACCGAGTTGCGCTCGCTGGATCTGGGTATCAACGATTTTCACCAACTGCCGCAGGCCGTTACCGCCATGGAGCGGATGGAGAGCCTGGGATTGTCGGGTAACCGATTCGACGACTTTTCAGCGCTCGCTCAGGATTTGGGTCGTCTGCCGCAACTGAAATGGCTGAAGTTGAACTACAACCGCGTGAGGGCATTCAACGGCGCGGCGTTGCGGGGTTTGCCGGCTTTGCGAAGGCTGGAGCTGAGCTTCAACGGTATGAAACAGTTCGAAGGGCCTGTCGGCGATTCACTGGAGGTACTTCACTTGAATGGCAACGACCTGCGGCGATGGCCCGACGGTGTGCTACAGGCCGAGCGTCTCGCAACCTTGAATCTGACAGGCAATCCGATCAGGGACATTCCCGTCGAGGCTTTTGACGGGAACCATGATCGGTTGCTGGCCGGGACACACATGTCCGGTACGTGGCGCTCTCTGTCGTCCGATAGCCTTATGAGGTTGAGGGCACACCTGAACAGGGTCCGCGGTGAAAGGGTGTTGGGAATCTCGCGGGAGGTGCTGGAGAAATGGATCGCCGACAGCCGGTGGGATGAGTTAGGTGATTCGTCCAGCAGCGAATCCGATCGCTAG
- a CDS encoding ABC transporter substrate-binding protein, with amino-acid sequence MFKFLHISLLLLGMAFGTNARAESVLFLNPGSTEEAFWVSYSQFMQAAARDLGIDLRILYAQRQPELTLAQARLALQGPDRPDYLVFVNEQYVAPQILRMANDSGVKLFIVNSALTPNQQALVAERADRIGSLVPNDEEGGYLMMKELIRLHPAVAPGESIDLLAFSGLKITPSAQLREKGMQRALAEHPQVRLRQLVYGGWTQQRAYEQAKQLLVRYPKVSLVWAANDEMAFGAMRAVSETGKVPGKDVLFSAVNTSPEALQAMVDGRLSALLGGHFTLGGWALVELHDHAQGVDLNQYGGRDRQIPLLQLIDRDHARRMLAMGASPDYGVHFRKLSAKGRPASYRYPFNLQTLMH; translated from the coding sequence ATGTTCAAGTTTCTCCATATCAGTCTGCTTTTGCTGGGCATGGCCTTCGGGACCAATGCGCGGGCGGAGTCCGTGCTGTTCCTGAACCCGGGCTCGACCGAGGAAGCGTTCTGGGTCAGTTACTCGCAATTCATGCAGGCTGCCGCCCGGGATCTGGGGATCGACCTGCGCATCCTCTATGCCCAACGCCAGCCCGAATTGACTCTGGCGCAGGCGCGATTGGCGTTACAGGGGCCTGATCGCCCGGACTATCTGGTGTTCGTCAATGAACAGTACGTCGCGCCGCAGATTCTGCGCATGGCCAATGACAGTGGCGTGAAGCTCTTTATCGTCAATTCGGCACTGACGCCCAACCAGCAGGCGCTGGTAGCGGAGCGCGCCGATCGCATCGGCAGCCTGGTGCCCAACGACGAGGAGGGGGGCTATCTGATGATGAAGGAGCTGATTCGCCTGCATCCAGCCGTGGCGCCCGGTGAAAGCATCGATCTGCTGGCTTTTTCCGGCCTGAAGATCACGCCCTCGGCACAGCTGCGCGAAAAGGGCATGCAGCGAGCGCTGGCCGAGCATCCTCAGGTACGTTTGCGGCAACTGGTCTACGGCGGCTGGACGCAACAACGAGCCTACGAGCAGGCGAAGCAATTGTTGGTTCGATATCCAAAAGTGTCATTGGTGTGGGCGGCCAACGACGAAATGGCTTTCGGCGCAATGCGAGCCGTTTCAGAGACCGGCAAGGTGCCGGGTAAAGATGTTCTGTTCAGCGCGGTCAATACCTCGCCCGAGGCCTTGCAGGCCATGGTGGACGGCCGGCTGAGCGCGTTGCTCGGTGGGCACTTCACTCTGGGCGGCTGGGCGCTGGTCGAGCTGCATGATCATGCACAAGGCGTCGATCTGAATCAGTATGGCGGTCGTGACCGGCAGATTCCGTTGCTGCAACTTATCGACAGAGATCATGCCCGTCGAATGCTGGCAATGGGCGCTTCGCCGGACTACGGCGTGCACTTTCGCAAACTGTCGGCGAAGGGCCGTCCGGCTTCATACCGCTATCCGTTCAACCTGCAAACCCTGATGCATTGA
- a CDS encoding DUF2970 domain-containing protein has translation MDDPVDNKPPTFWQMLQSVMAAAFGVQSGKNRARDFTHGKPSHFIFLGIAFTAVFALTLFGIVQLVVHLAGA, from the coding sequence ATGGACGATCCAGTCGACAACAAGCCACCAACCTTCTGGCAGATGCTGCAAAGCGTCATGGCGGCGGCGTTCGGTGTGCAGAGCGGCAAGAACCGGGCCAGGGATTTCACTCACGGCAAGCCCAGCCACTTCATCTTCCTTGGCATTGCGTTCACGGCTGTTTTTGCCCTGACGCTGTTTGGCATCGTTCAGCTGGTGGTGCACCTGGCGGGTGCCTGA
- a CDS encoding nitrite/sulfite reductase, which yields MYVYDEYDQRIIEDRVKQFRDQTRRYLAGELSEEEFRPLRLQNGLYIQRFAPMLRVAVPYGQLTSRQMRMMAKIARDFDKGYAHISTRQNVQFNWPALEDIPDILAELATVQMHAIQTSGNCLRNVTTDQFAGVAFDELIDPRPWCEIVRQWTTFHPEFAYLPRKFKIAVNGSTSDRAAIEVHDIGLEPVHNAAGELGFRVLVGGGLGRTPVVGAFINEFLPWQDLLSYLDAILRVYNRYGRRDNKYKARIKILVKALTPEVFAQKVDAEMEHLRGGQTTLTEAELHRVAKHFVDPDYKALSNQDAELAALDKEHPGFARWRTRNTLAHKKPGYVAVTLSLKPTGVAPGDITDKQLDAVADLADRYSFGQLRTSHEQNIILADVEQSQLFTLWGELREGGFATPNIGLLTDIICCPGGDFCSLANAKSIPIAESIQRRFDDLDYLFDIGELDLNISGCMNACGHHHVGHIGILGVDKKGEEFYQVSLGGSASRDASLGKILGPSFAQDAMPDVISKLIDVYVEQRTEDERFIDTYQRIGIDLFKERVYAANH from the coding sequence ATGTACGTATACGACGAGTACGATCAGCGGATCATCGAGGACCGCGTCAAGCAGTTCCGTGATCAGACCCGACGCTATCTGGCAGGTGAGCTGAGCGAAGAAGAATTCCGCCCCCTGCGCCTGCAAAATGGCCTCTACATCCAGCGTTTCGCGCCGATGTTGCGAGTGGCGGTGCCCTACGGCCAACTGACTTCGCGTCAGATGCGCATGATGGCGAAAATTGCCCGTGACTTCGACAAGGGCTACGCCCACATCAGTACCCGTCAGAACGTACAGTTCAACTGGCCGGCGCTGGAAGACATTCCGGACATCCTTGCGGAACTGGCCACCGTGCAGATGCACGCGATCCAGACCAGCGGCAACTGCCTGCGCAACGTCACCACCGACCAGTTCGCCGGTGTTGCGTTCGACGAGTTGATCGATCCGCGTCCGTGGTGCGAAATCGTTCGTCAGTGGACCACGTTCCACCCGGAATTCGCCTACCTGCCACGCAAATTCAAGATCGCCGTCAACGGTTCAACTTCCGACCGCGCGGCCATCGAAGTCCACGACATCGGCCTTGAGCCGGTCCATAACGCCGCTGGCGAACTTGGCTTCCGCGTGCTGGTCGGCGGTGGCCTGGGTCGTACCCCGGTGGTTGGCGCCTTCATCAACGAGTTCCTGCCGTGGCAGGACCTGCTGAGCTACCTCGACGCGATCCTGCGGGTCTACAACCGCTACGGCCGTCGTGACAACAAATACAAGGCGCGGATCAAAATCCTCGTCAAGGCGCTGACTCCAGAAGTCTTCGCCCAGAAAGTCGATGCCGAGATGGAACACCTGCGCGGCGGCCAGACAACCCTGACCGAAGCCGAACTGCATCGCGTCGCCAAACACTTCGTCGACCCGGACTACAAGGCGCTGAGCAATCAAGACGCCGAACTGGCCGCCCTCGACAAGGAACACCCGGGTTTTGCCCGCTGGCGCACCCGCAATACCCTGGCGCACAAGAAGCCGGGCTATGTAGCCGTAACTCTGTCGCTGAAGCCGACCGGCGTTGCACCGGGCGACATCACCGACAAGCAGCTCGACGCTGTCGCCGATCTGGCCGACCGCTACAGCTTCGGTCAACTGCGTACATCCCACGAGCAGAACATCATTCTGGCCGACGTCGAGCAGAGCCAGTTGTTCACCCTGTGGGGCGAGCTGCGTGAAGGTGGCTTCGCCACCCCGAACATCGGCCTGCTGACCGACATCATCTGCTGCCCTGGCGGTGATTTCTGCTCCCTGGCCAACGCCAAGTCGATCCCGATTGCCGAATCGATCCAGCGCCGCTTCGACGACCTGGACTACCTGTTCGACATCGGTGAACTGGACCTGAACATCTCCGGCTGCATGAACGCCTGCGGTCACCACCACGTCGGCCACATCGGCATCCTCGGGGTGGACAAGAAAGGTGAGGAGTTCTACCAGGTCTCCCTCGGCGGCAGCGCCAGCCGTGATGCCAGCCTGGGCAAGATCCTCGGCCCGTCCTTCGCCCAGGACGCCATGCCGGATGTGATCTCCAAGCTGATCGACGTGTACGTGGAGCAACGTACCGAAGACGAGCGCTTCATCGACACCTACCAGCGTATTGGCATCGACCTCTTCAAGGAACGCGTCTATGCAGCGAATCATTAA